The genome window TCTTGGCGGGAGCGTTTTGATCAGATTGACACGTGAGAACGGTCGGTTAGCCAAAGAGATCGCGCAGCTAGAAGCCGAACTGGGGCGGATGTCGATCGACGATGCGGACCGGATTTATCTTGTGGAAATCGAGACGCCACAAGTCCCACCCGAAGTCGCGTCTCACGTGGATCGAGTTTGGCAATTCCGATGTTATATCCCGCCCGGCTACGACTTTATGCGAATGAGCGGCGGTGGCCGGGTCGCTGAAAATGGGATCTATCATAGCGGTTCCTTCGGTTCGAGCGGCGGTTCGCCAAATCCCGAAGCGACTCACGAGTTGTTGACTATCAGCTTTCAAAAGAAGGATAACCGTTTGGTAGTGTTTGATTGCTTCGGCGGGTCGGCAGGGACGACTTCGTGGCATCGTTTCAATCATGAGCAGTTTGACGATTCGTTGGTGGTACAAAAGCTGGCAGCCAGCAATCAAAGACCGCGATCGTTCGATCAAGACACCATTCTGCCATTGCTGAAAACCTATGACCCGAGCACCGCAGAGAAGAAGGAAGTCGCCGGTAAGAAGTTCACGACCTACGCCGGTGGACTGTTTGTGTTGTTTCCGAAAACCCGGGAGTCAGAATTCAACCAGTTGCGCAAAGGCGAAACGCCCAGCGATTTCGATCCCAGTCGGGTTGCGTCGGAGGTGAGTGATGAATAGCGACAACTCGCCTCGATCGGCACGTCTGAAGTTTTCGTTGCGCCATTTAATCATCCTCACGACGCTGATCGCGGTGGGCATCGCTATCGGTATGGTGCACCGAAAGAACCGTTTGCTGCATCAACAAAGGGAGCAACTGCTGTCGTTGTCCAGTCGTTTGATCGTGGACAACGAGGACGAGTTGACTTTGGCAGCGATGCCCCAAGTGGCCGACGACTTTCTCTCGTGGCGAGTGCATGTTCCAGAAAACGACGATTACGAACTGCGACTTGGGGCAGGAGACATTTCTGAACGAGGAATTCCGCCAATCGTTGACAAGGTGCGAATTCTCGCTGGGCAACATCGGGTGACGCTCCAGTCGGGTGACTCTCCTGACGACGAATTTCAATACGTCGTCTATGTCGACGGTGAGCAAGTCATCTCAGTAAAGATGGGACAAGACTGGATTCCTGGCGGATGGTCGTCGTCCCACGGCATGGGTTGGCCACGCCAGTCAGCATCGTCTTCTTCTCCACTTCAACTGGCCGCCCGGAGCTACCGTGCAAAGCCCGATTTTGGGAAACGCAATTACTTTAACGGCAACAGCGACAACTACGTGACGCGGCTGGGATACAGGCTGTGGATCGATTCAGCCGACCAGACTTACCAGCCACCGTCGCCCCTGATGGTTCCGCCATTCGATCCACTGCACCAAGGCATCGGCTTGCGCGACGGTCTGCGTTACAAGATGTCCAATCGCCCGCCCTATCACTGGACATTCACGCGACCGAGCCTGGCTACCAACGATCCAATGTTGCGAATCGTCGCGGATTTTTATGACGGCGAAAAATCGATTCTTTCCGATCGAACGCAGTCATTTGCCTCATGGCAGATCCGGGACGCGGCCAGCGGCTCGGCGACACAACGCTGGGAAAATGAATCGACGAAACAAACCCTCACCGCGTTCTTGCATGCGTCCTTAGGTCCCAAAGCTGAGTATCAGCCGGTGGTGGAATTGAAGTGGGATGCAAGCCGCCCAGATGAAGTCGGACTTCGACTAGCCAATACGCCAGCAAACGATCGCATTACCCGATGGCGGCTTCGCATCCTGGGCGGCTTGGAACACTTGTGGCGAGAAATCGAAATTGGCGAGCATTCGAAGGCGCTTGGCGAATTGATGTCAGAAGCACCAGCTGAGTCGAGGGAGAATCTGATTTCTCTGAACATCAGCGATGGCACCGAAAGCGAGATAGCAATCCGATGGCAAACCAACGAAACGCTTCCGTTGCAAATCGTTCAGCGGACCAAGCAGCAATACGCGTCAATGCAACTCAACCGCAGCCTGCCGTCATCCTTCGGAATGAAACTCACACGCTCGATCACAAAAGACGTATCGGCTCAAATTTCCGACCGTCATCCGAATCTCTCCATACCATTGCCAGGTGGTCCAGTGGTTCAGCAGCTCGTAATTGAGCTCGAGCGGGGCAGTGGAGAATGGGTCTGGTTTGAAGTGGGCCCACGTCGCAGCCTGAGCGATCATGCACTGTGACCCCAACACGTGAAATGCCGACGAAGTTTGTCAATGCGTTTGACCTGCGCGTCACGATTCGGGCAGTCTCCAAGCGGGCGATCCTCCAAGGCCTGTCGGCGGCCAAGATCAAGTTCTTCTCGAAGCAAACGGTGAACCGCATTCGGTCCGACCGAGATACCTTGTTTGCTCAAAATTGTTGCCAGATCACGGGTCGATCGGTTGGTCTAAAGCTGCCCCGGGGTCACCGGCGAGCCCGCTGTTTCCGTTTCAATTTCTTGCCGGAGCGCCGGGGTGAGTTCCGGCTGGCGATAGCTAGCAATTCGCCGCCAGCCCATTTTTTCCAGATTCGATCGGCGGCCATATCTTCGTTGAGCTGGCCGACTTCTCGCGTTCCGCGGCGGATGGTTTTGGATCGCAGCCAAACAGTGTTGCAATGTACTCGGTGCCGCAATGGGGGCTGCTTCTCCGCTTCAATCGCAGCGTTGCGACGCCGGTCTTTCTCACTCAGTGACTCGTAAAGATTCACCATATTCTGTTCAATGACTTCGTTGTATCCAACCGTGACAGACTCACCGGAAAGAGAAACGACATGGTCCAATCAATCAGCTCGACCAACTTCGGAACGTCGTTCTCAAACCGTTCCTTAGCCAGTAGAAGCCGAGACTGTTGGCGACTTCGCTACCTCAGATCGTTGCGCCGCGTCAGTCACGCTACTCGTTCAATCGAACCGCTCGGCCGTCGCGGATGGATTGGGCCATTGCGGCCAACACTCGCATGTCGGCTAGACCTTCTTCCCCCGGCGTTCGCGGCTTTCGATCCTCCAAAATATCTCGTGAGAAATGATCCATCTCCGACGCGAAATGATTGACCTCGGCGATCTCATGATGGGTCACCACAGAATGCGAATCCGCATTGCTCTTTTGATGTGTCATCAATCGCTGGCCGTTGTAACTGAATGCTGGCGTCAGCTCGATCAAACCATCGGCACATGCGACGCGGTAGAAGTCATTGCGATGAGTGCCGAATCCGCAACTGATGTTGGCCAGAACGCCGGAGGGAAACCGCAGCACGCAAGAAACGCTTTCGGGCACTTCGCGAAACCGTGGATCGTCGGTGGGCTGGTGTGCTTGAGCAAACGCCTCAACAGGTTCTTCACCGGTGACATAGCGAGCCGCGTTGATCGGATAGACGCCCACATCGCCGACCGGCCCGCCACCTAGTTCCGCGGCCAATCGAATGTTGGGGGCTTCGACGTTGATACTGAAACTACCGTCAAATGTCTTGATCTGACCAAACCGTTTTTCATCGCACATCTGCATGACTTTGCGATTCAGTGGTTCGTAGTGCAGCCGGTAGGCGATCATCAACTTGCGTTTTGCCTCCTCGGCCGCGGAAATCATTCGCTGACACTCTTCGATGGACACCGCCATCGGCTTTTCGCACAGCACATGCTTCCCTGCCCGCAACGCGCGGACTGTGAACTCGGCGTGCATTGAATTTGGCAAGACGATGTAGACGACATCAATGCGGTCGTCTTCTAAGATCGTGTCGAAATTCTCGTAGTTGTAGATCGCGTTCTTTTCGATTCCGTAGGCTTCCGCAACGGTCTTCGCCTTGTCGGGATGGCCGCTCACCAGAGCGGTTGGCTCCGACAGATCGCACAACCCGAAAGCGGGCATGATCTGCCCCAGAGCGAGCTGGCCGAGACCAACGACGGCCCAGCCAATTTTCTTCTTTGGCACCTCTGGCAATTTCAAATTCGGCGGCTGGTCGTTTGGCGGAGCGAGTGGCACTTGGTCGCTCGACTTGTTCAATGAGCTGCCGCCAACTGGCTGGATTTGTTGGGTGTCAGGAAAGCCGTTCGTGTTCTGAGCGGCGTTCGCACCATTGGTGCCAGCAGCGACCGCCAAGGAAGCTGTTCCCAGTTGCGCGAATTGACGACGATTGACTGCGTTGGATTTTGTCATGGCCCTTGTTGTCATCCTTTTGGCGTTGGTGGCGGAATCAGCACGTTCGATGAACAGCAACTGACGCGCCGGAACCGCGGCTCAATGGGACCAAGCTACGCAGCAGAATTGACAACGGAACCAACGACAAGCCGAGCCGAGTGCAAGTCAAATCTCTTGACGCTTGCAAAAGCACCTGCCTTGATCCCGCCACCGGAGAAGTCTGGCAGGCCAACCAGTCCGGCGAAACTCGACGGATGAAGCTAGCTGATCGTTGAACCATCCAAACAACTTGCATGCACCGGCATCTTCTTCGTGGCAATTCGCTGATGTTTTCGTTCCACGCGCCACCCCGTCGACTGGGCAAACCGCATTCTGCTCCATCCGCTCAGCGTTCCGGCGAGCGATCGTGGGTGTTTTTGGTAAATTGTGTCTGACAAGCGGATTGGCTCTCCAATGATCGGCGGGGAACTCGTCGGTGGAGACTGGAACACGATTGCCGATATCATCCAAAAAGCACTTGCCGACGACATCCATGCAAGGGTTGTCTTCAAATGTTCGTAGTGCCCAACCCTCTCGAATTCCGGTGCAAAGATATCCTTCATGAGTGCTTCCTCGGTTTGGCTGGAGTTAGAGCAAGTCGAAAAGCGACTCTGTATCGTGACTGCAGAGCAACTCGGGCTGGGCCTCGATGAAGTCAAGCCGGAAAGCCGCCTGATCGAGGATTTGAATTGTGACAGCCTTGATCTGATCGAGCTGATCATGGAGACCGAAGATGAATTCGGCATCACGATTCCCGACACACCGAAAACGGCTGTCGGAAAGTTGATCTTCACTCGCCAGCCATTCAGGATTCGTGACCTAGCTGAGTTTGCTTTTTTGAATCAGGGGACCGGAGCACCGGTTCGCAGTGGCTGGCGAAAGATGCCTGTCGGGCTTCTACCGCCGCCCGAGTCCGGCTTCACGCAGCTTGGTGGAACAATCAACGCCGACGAGTTGGATCAAGCCGCCCTGTACGAAAAACTTGACGCTGCCAGCGAGCTGCCGATGTTCCGCCGGAAGACGGATGGAATGGTTTGTGTCCAAATCCCTGCTGCTTCTGTCCTCGTTGGCAACGACGAAGCAGACGCTCATCAAGATGAGGGCCCCCGTCATTCAGTCACGTTGTCGCCATTTCTGATCGACATCGAACCTGTCTCGGTGACTGCCTTTTGCCGGTTCCTCAATTCGATCGATCTGCAGAAACACGACATTGCAATGTTGATCACTCTTTCGCCAGATGACGATCGCCAAACTGACGTGCAGTTTGAACACGGTGGACGGACTTGGAAGCCACTTCCTGGCACAGCGATGCAGCCAGTCGTGTTGGTTTCATGGTACGCCGCGGACGCCTATTCGCGTTGGGCAAACGGCCGCGACTGGGCGGCCGACGATTGGGAACGCAGCTATTTGCCAACAGAGGCACAATGGGAATACGCCGCCGCAGGGGCGTTCGACAACATAGAACACGTCTATGCCGGAATTCATCATCGCGGCAAGTCGTACGAATCCGACGGCTTACCAATTCCATTGGTGCAGCAGGAGTATGGACGATCGCGATTTGGTCTCAGGCACATGAGCGGAACGATCTGGCATTGGTGCCGAGATTGGTTCACGCCTGATTTTTATTCGAGTGACGCAGCAACCCAGCTCGATCCGGTGGCAAAAATTGAAACCGGTACGCGAAGTGAACGCGGTGGCAGCTGGGTAGGACCGATTGAATTGTGCCGTCCCGGTTACCGCCGCGGGCGAAACCCTGACGCTCGCGGTCGGTGCCTCGGGTTTCGGTGCATCGGCGAAATCCCAACTTAATCGATGGCAAAGTTCACGATGCCAGTTGAGACAAAGACGCCACTCGTTCTGCTCTCCGGACTTGCCGCAGACGCTCGCATCTTCACGCCGCAGAAGGTCGCGTTCCCGCAACTACGGTGTCCCGTTTGGTCGCCCCCACACCGGCAAGAGTCAATCGACGAGTACGCTCAACGGCTTGCGGAAACACTTGATCCCGGACCTTGCGTCATCGGTGCTGCTTCGTTTGGCGGCATCGTCGCTCTTCATCTGGCAGAACACGTCGACGCCCAGGCAGTGATTCTGATTGGAAGTATCAAGTCGCCATCTCAGCTGCCTGTGTACGCCCGCTGTGCTCGCCCATTTCGTTTCTTGATTCCCTTCCTTCCAATTCGGTTCCTTCAATTGCTATCGCGGCCCATGACCGCTAGGAGATTGAAACGATTCACGCCGTTTGCCCACGGTCTTGCTTGTCAGTTTCGCGACTCAGATCCGCGAGTCTTCAAATGGTCTCTGTCGAGAATACTGGACTGGTCGTTGGCTCCCGTTCCTTCGTGTCCGGTCTACCACTTGCATGGTGATCGCGACTGGACACTACCGGTGAAATACACAGACCCAGACAAGGTCGTCGCCGGCGCCGGGCACGTCCTTTCGCTCACTCACCCCGACGAAGTGAATTCCTATCTCAAAGATGTCCTCAGCCAAAAGTCGCTCGAGTGAACGAAACGATGCCTCACGATGAGAAACCGAACCAACGCATTTTTGACTATCTCAAGGAACAAACCTTCCATTCCCTCGCGAGCGGCAACAAGAATGAAGAGGCCCTGGGACATAATGACCTACATCACTAGAAGTGAACTATCGGCTGCCATGTTTTTCGCAATCTGACAATCAATGCGCCGCAAACCTGCTTTCATGGTCGGTCGAGTGAAGT of Rhodopirellula bahusiensis contains these proteins:
- a CDS encoding alpha/beta fold hydrolase gives rise to the protein MAKFTMPVETKTPLVLLSGLAADARIFTPQKVAFPQLRCPVWSPPHRQESIDEYAQRLAETLDPGPCVIGAASFGGIVALHLAEHVDAQAVILIGSIKSPSQLPVYARCARPFRFLIPFLPIRFLQLLSRPMTARRLKRFTPFAHGLACQFRDSDPRVFKWSLSRILDWSLAPVPSCPVYHLHGDRDWTLPVKYTDPDKVVAGAGHVLSLTHPDEVNSYLKDVLSQKSLE
- a CDS encoding SUMF1/EgtB/PvdO family nonheme iron enzyme, whose protein sequence is MSASSVWLELEQVEKRLCIVTAEQLGLGLDEVKPESRLIEDLNCDSLDLIELIMETEDEFGITIPDTPKTAVGKLIFTRQPFRIRDLAEFAFLNQGTGAPVRSGWRKMPVGLLPPPESGFTQLGGTINADELDQAALYEKLDAASELPMFRRKTDGMVCVQIPAASVLVGNDEADAHQDEGPRHSVTLSPFLIDIEPVSVTAFCRFLNSIDLQKHDIAMLITLSPDDDRQTDVQFEHGGRTWKPLPGTAMQPVVLVSWYAADAYSRWANGRDWAADDWERSYLPTEAQWEYAAAGAFDNIEHVYAGIHHRGKSYESDGLPIPLVQQEYGRSRFGLRHMSGTIWHWCRDWFTPDFYSSDAATQLDPVAKIETGTRSERGGSWVGPIELCRPGYRRGRNPDARGRCLGFRCIGEIPT
- a CDS encoding Gfo/Idh/MocA family protein; amino-acid sequence: MTKSNAVNRRQFAQLGTASLAVAAGTNGANAAQNTNGFPDTQQIQPVGGSSLNKSSDQVPLAPPNDQPPNLKLPEVPKKKIGWAVVGLGQLALGQIMPAFGLCDLSEPTALVSGHPDKAKTVAEAYGIEKNAIYNYENFDTILEDDRIDVVYIVLPNSMHAEFTVRALRAGKHVLCEKPMAVSIEECQRMISAAEEAKRKLMIAYRLHYEPLNRKVMQMCDEKRFGQIKTFDGSFSINVEAPNIRLAAELGGGPVGDVGVYPINAARYVTGEEPVEAFAQAHQPTDDPRFREVPESVSCVLRFPSGVLANISCGFGTHRNDFYRVACADGLIELTPAFSYNGQRLMTHQKSNADSHSVVTHHEIAEVNHFASEMDHFSRDILEDRKPRTPGEEGLADMRVLAAMAQSIRDGRAVRLNE